Proteins from a single region of Gasterosteus aculeatus chromosome 20, fGasAcu3.hap1.1, whole genome shotgun sequence:
- the ca14 gene encoding carbonic anhydrase 14 isoform X1: MLTFIHCCAWARRANMGCLGLFALLTLQCFQWTTAPAAEEVSWTYYGLVGQSEWSQYFPDCAGTSQSPVDVVTTQTKYDPNLTPLTPLGYSQHGNKPFTMYNSGHTVVIELPEWMGIGGLPWLFTAVQMHLHWGSGGPSHGGSEHTINGLSADAELHVVHYNSELYPNVSTAMTQSDGLAVLGILIVTGEETNAAFNNILNYLSRIRHADQKVFIPAFDVQTLLPTDLGRYYRYNGSLTTPPCYQSVTWTVFNERVQISKAQLLKLETILYSSKAKDADRMLLQDNYRATQPINHRVAFASFSAESGKELSSGEVTAIVIGVMCGCVGLAVIVRFIVKTIRSTSSWDVLPSNRPAPLSRTKEPEKERKEKTQDVALKPTPEAEKREEPSPSPQTEL; encoded by the exons ATGTTGACTTTTATTCATTGCTGTGCATGGGCAAGGAGGGCCAACATGGGCTGTTTGGGTCTATTTGCCCTTCTAACGCTTCAGTGTTTCCAGTGGACAACTGCCCCCGCTGCCG aggaGGTTTCCTGGACCTACTATG GCTTGGTGGGACAGTCGGAGTGGTCGCAGTACTTCCCCGACTGCGCCGGCACCTCTCAGTCCCCCGTTGATGTGGTTACCACTCAGACTAAATACGACCCAAATTTGACCCCCCTGACCCCGCTGGGCTACAGCCAGCACGGCAACAAGCCCTTCACCATGTACAACAGTGGACACACAG TGGTCATTGAGCTGCCTGAATGGATGGGAATAGGGGGGCTGCCCTGGCTCTTCACGGCCGTGCAAATGCACCTGCACTGGGGCAGCGGCGGCCCGAGTCACGGGGGCAGTGAACACACCATCAACGGACTGAGCGCAGATGCAGAG CTACATGTGGTGCACTACAACTCTGAGCTCTACCCCAACGTGTCCACGGCAATGACGCAGAGTGACGGCTTGGCTGTTTTAGGAATTCTCATTGTG ACGGGCGAGGAGACCAACGCAGCATTTAACAACATCCTCAACTACCTGAGCCGCATCAGACACGCTG ATCAGAAGGTGTTCATTCCGGCCTTTGACGTCCAGACACTGCTGCCGACGGACCTGGGACGCTACTACCGGTACAACGGCTCCCTGACAACGCCGCCCTGCTACCAGAGTGTGACGTGGACCGTGTTCAACGAGAGGGTTCAAATCTCAAAGGCACAG CTGCTGAAGCTGGAGACAATACTTTACTCCAGTAAAGCTAAAGATGCAGACAGgatgctgctgcaggacaactACCGCGCGACGCAGCCGATCAACCACAGGGTCGCCTTCGCCTCCTTCTCTGCAG aatCAGGGAAGGAACTCTCCTCCG GTGAAGTCACAGCCATAGTGATAGGGGTGATGTGCGGCTGCGTCGGTCTGGCGGTCATCGTTCGCTTCATCGTGAAGACGATACG CTCTACCTCTAGCTGGGACGTCCTACCCAGTAACCGGCCTGCTCCCCTGTCAAG GACGAAGGAgccagagaaagagaggaaagagaaaacacaagacGTGGCCCTGAAGCCGACGCCTGAGGCCGAAAAGAGAGAAGAGCCTTCGCCGTCTCCTCAGACTGAGCTCTAG
- the ca14 gene encoding carbonic anhydrase 14 isoform X3 → MLTFIHCCAWARRANMGCLGLFALLTLQCFQWTTAPAAEEVSWTYYGLVGQSEWSQYFPDCAGTSQSPVDVVTTQTKYDPNLTPLTPLGYSQHGNKPFTMYNSGHTVVIELPEWMGIGGLPWLFTAVQMHLHWGSGGPSHGGSEHTINGLSADAELHVVHYNSELYPNVSTAMTQSDGLAVLGILIVTGEETNAAFNNILNYLSRIRHADQKVFIPAFDVQTLLPTDLGRYYRYNGSLTTPPCYQSVTWTVFNERVQISKAQLLKLETILYSSKAKDADRMLLQDNYRATQPINHRVAFASFSAESGKELSSGEVTAIVIGVMCGCVGLAVIVRFIVKTIRTKEPEKERKEKTQDVALKPTPEAEKREEPSPSPQTEL, encoded by the exons ATGTTGACTTTTATTCATTGCTGTGCATGGGCAAGGAGGGCCAACATGGGCTGTTTGGGTCTATTTGCCCTTCTAACGCTTCAGTGTTTCCAGTGGACAACTGCCCCCGCTGCCG aggaGGTTTCCTGGACCTACTATG GCTTGGTGGGACAGTCGGAGTGGTCGCAGTACTTCCCCGACTGCGCCGGCACCTCTCAGTCCCCCGTTGATGTGGTTACCACTCAGACTAAATACGACCCAAATTTGACCCCCCTGACCCCGCTGGGCTACAGCCAGCACGGCAACAAGCCCTTCACCATGTACAACAGTGGACACACAG TGGTCATTGAGCTGCCTGAATGGATGGGAATAGGGGGGCTGCCCTGGCTCTTCACGGCCGTGCAAATGCACCTGCACTGGGGCAGCGGCGGCCCGAGTCACGGGGGCAGTGAACACACCATCAACGGACTGAGCGCAGATGCAGAG CTACATGTGGTGCACTACAACTCTGAGCTCTACCCCAACGTGTCCACGGCAATGACGCAGAGTGACGGCTTGGCTGTTTTAGGAATTCTCATTGTG ACGGGCGAGGAGACCAACGCAGCATTTAACAACATCCTCAACTACCTGAGCCGCATCAGACACGCTG ATCAGAAGGTGTTCATTCCGGCCTTTGACGTCCAGACACTGCTGCCGACGGACCTGGGACGCTACTACCGGTACAACGGCTCCCTGACAACGCCGCCCTGCTACCAGAGTGTGACGTGGACCGTGTTCAACGAGAGGGTTCAAATCTCAAAGGCACAG CTGCTGAAGCTGGAGACAATACTTTACTCCAGTAAAGCTAAAGATGCAGACAGgatgctgctgcaggacaactACCGCGCGACGCAGCCGATCAACCACAGGGTCGCCTTCGCCTCCTTCTCTGCAG aatCAGGGAAGGAACTCTCCTCCG GTGAAGTCACAGCCATAGTGATAGGGGTGATGTGCGGCTGCGTCGGTCTGGCGGTCATCGTTCGCTTCATCGTGAAGACGATACG GACGAAGGAgccagagaaagagaggaaagagaaaacacaagacGTGGCCCTGAAGCCGACGCCTGAGGCCGAAAAGAGAGAAGAGCCTTCGCCGTCTCCTCAGACTGAGCTCTAG
- the ca14 gene encoding carbonic anhydrase 14 isoform X2, with protein sequence MLTFIHCCAWARRANMGCLGLFALLTLQCFQWTTAPAAEEVSWTYYGLVGQSEWSQYFPDCAGTSQSPVDVVTTQTKYDPNLTPLTPLGYSQHGNKPFTMYNSGHTVVIELPEWMGIGGLPWLFTAVQMHLHWGSGGPSHGGSEHTINGLSADAELHVVHYNSELYPNVSTAMTQSDGLAVLGILIVTGEETNAAFNNILNYLSRIRHADQKVFIPAFDVQTLLPTDLGRYYRYNGSLTTPPCYQSVTWTVFNERVQISKAQLLKLETILYSSKAKDADRMLLQDNYRATQPINHRVAFASFSAESGKELSSGEVTAIVIGVMCGCVGLAVIVRFIVKTIRFFTLLRRESVVVNRTKEPEKERKEKTQDVALKPTPEAEKREEPSPSPQTEL encoded by the exons ATGTTGACTTTTATTCATTGCTGTGCATGGGCAAGGAGGGCCAACATGGGCTGTTTGGGTCTATTTGCCCTTCTAACGCTTCAGTGTTTCCAGTGGACAACTGCCCCCGCTGCCG aggaGGTTTCCTGGACCTACTATG GCTTGGTGGGACAGTCGGAGTGGTCGCAGTACTTCCCCGACTGCGCCGGCACCTCTCAGTCCCCCGTTGATGTGGTTACCACTCAGACTAAATACGACCCAAATTTGACCCCCCTGACCCCGCTGGGCTACAGCCAGCACGGCAACAAGCCCTTCACCATGTACAACAGTGGACACACAG TGGTCATTGAGCTGCCTGAATGGATGGGAATAGGGGGGCTGCCCTGGCTCTTCACGGCCGTGCAAATGCACCTGCACTGGGGCAGCGGCGGCCCGAGTCACGGGGGCAGTGAACACACCATCAACGGACTGAGCGCAGATGCAGAG CTACATGTGGTGCACTACAACTCTGAGCTCTACCCCAACGTGTCCACGGCAATGACGCAGAGTGACGGCTTGGCTGTTTTAGGAATTCTCATTGTG ACGGGCGAGGAGACCAACGCAGCATTTAACAACATCCTCAACTACCTGAGCCGCATCAGACACGCTG ATCAGAAGGTGTTCATTCCGGCCTTTGACGTCCAGACACTGCTGCCGACGGACCTGGGACGCTACTACCGGTACAACGGCTCCCTGACAACGCCGCCCTGCTACCAGAGTGTGACGTGGACCGTGTTCAACGAGAGGGTTCAAATCTCAAAGGCACAG CTGCTGAAGCTGGAGACAATACTTTACTCCAGTAAAGCTAAAGATGCAGACAGgatgctgctgcaggacaactACCGCGCGACGCAGCCGATCAACCACAGGGTCGCCTTCGCCTCCTTCTCTGCAG aatCAGGGAAGGAACTCTCCTCCG GTGAAGTCACAGCCATAGTGATAGGGGTGATGTGCGGCTGCGTCGGTCTGGCGGTCATCGTTCGCTTCATCGTGAAGACGATACG GTTTTTTACACTCCTGCGCCGTGAATCAGTCGTGGTAAACAG GACGAAGGAgccagagaaagagaggaaagagaaaacacaagacGTGGCCCTGAAGCCGACGCCTGAGGCCGAAAAGAGAGAAGAGCCTTCGCCGTCTCCTCAGACTGAGCTCTAG
- the ca14 gene encoding carbonic anhydrase 14 isoform X4, translating to MLTFIHCCAWARRANMGCLGLFALLTLQCFQWTTAPAAEEVSWTYYGLVGQSEWSQYFPDCAGTSQSPVDVVTTQTKYDPNLTPLTPLGYSQHGNKPFTMYNSGHTVVIELPEWMGIGGLPWLFTAVQMHLHWGSGGPSHGGSEHTINGLSADAELHVVHYNSELYPNVSTAMTQSDGLAVLGILIVTGEETNAAFNNILNYLSRIRHADQKVFIPAFDVQTLLPTDLGRYYRYNGSLTTPPCYQSVTWTVFNERVQISKAQLLKLETILYSSKAKDADRMLLQDNYRATQPINHRVAFASFSAESGKELSSGEVTAIVIGVMCGCVGLAVIVRFIVKTIRFFTLLRRESVVVNSSTSSWDVLPSNRPAPLSRTKEPEKERKEKTQDVALKPTPEAEKREEPSPSPQTEL from the exons ATGTTGACTTTTATTCATTGCTGTGCATGGGCAAGGAGGGCCAACATGGGCTGTTTGGGTCTATTTGCCCTTCTAACGCTTCAGTGTTTCCAGTGGACAACTGCCCCCGCTGCCG aggaGGTTTCCTGGACCTACTATG GCTTGGTGGGACAGTCGGAGTGGTCGCAGTACTTCCCCGACTGCGCCGGCACCTCTCAGTCCCCCGTTGATGTGGTTACCACTCAGACTAAATACGACCCAAATTTGACCCCCCTGACCCCGCTGGGCTACAGCCAGCACGGCAACAAGCCCTTCACCATGTACAACAGTGGACACACAG TGGTCATTGAGCTGCCTGAATGGATGGGAATAGGGGGGCTGCCCTGGCTCTTCACGGCCGTGCAAATGCACCTGCACTGGGGCAGCGGCGGCCCGAGTCACGGGGGCAGTGAACACACCATCAACGGACTGAGCGCAGATGCAGAG CTACATGTGGTGCACTACAACTCTGAGCTCTACCCCAACGTGTCCACGGCAATGACGCAGAGTGACGGCTTGGCTGTTTTAGGAATTCTCATTGTG ACGGGCGAGGAGACCAACGCAGCATTTAACAACATCCTCAACTACCTGAGCCGCATCAGACACGCTG ATCAGAAGGTGTTCATTCCGGCCTTTGACGTCCAGACACTGCTGCCGACGGACCTGGGACGCTACTACCGGTACAACGGCTCCCTGACAACGCCGCCCTGCTACCAGAGTGTGACGTGGACCGTGTTCAACGAGAGGGTTCAAATCTCAAAGGCACAG CTGCTGAAGCTGGAGACAATACTTTACTCCAGTAAAGCTAAAGATGCAGACAGgatgctgctgcaggacaactACCGCGCGACGCAGCCGATCAACCACAGGGTCGCCTTCGCCTCCTTCTCTGCAG aatCAGGGAAGGAACTCTCCTCCG GTGAAGTCACAGCCATAGTGATAGGGGTGATGTGCGGCTGCGTCGGTCTGGCGGTCATCGTTCGCTTCATCGTGAAGACGATACG GTTTTTTACACTCCTGCGCCGTGAATCAGTCGTGGTAAACAG CTCTACCTCTAGCTGGGACGTCCTACCCAGTAACCGGCCTGCTCCCCTGTCAAG GACGAAGGAgccagagaaagagaggaaagagaaaacacaagacGTGGCCCTGAAGCCGACGCCTGAGGCCGAAAAGAGAGAAGAGCCTTCGCCGTCTCCTCAGACTGAGCTCTAG
- the LOC120811004 gene encoding uncharacterized protein LOC120811004: MQSQGSTSSQPSFDSQSSSDSPLFSDSEQAEDDTDVFLTDSSSSAIIGEVSGAAADGDGGPGSPASKWACDDFTDKEEEEAYRSKGGGGGGKAARVGSDQADPTSHVPKSQGDLLFAQKCAELQGFVRPMLELLNGLKRGRFDRGLSSFQQSVAMDRIQRIVGVLQRPNSGEKYLNTLLQVEVMLKLWFPQIHAQAASAAAAPSAAPLHNAPRSLPPHKHRDQSHIPVKKRRLSWTDADSPAPSPALPACARIGAEVKRAKAGRDERDASPSPAADQNSAAGDDQRGPGGKGSEELGERSKYKAGQSSEPSLTWVHVAPIPSPGKACASRESAAAGDGEKRPVAPVLPLRRRGTPETQDSAVSSTTHYKHAQNLKKPIRCQSQTITGQERESAEKAPQVPLAPLPEACPAPL, from the exons ATGCAGTCCCAGGGCAGCACGTCGTCCCAGCCGTCCTTCGATTCCCAGAGCTCGAGCGACAGCCCCCTGTTCAGCGACTCGGAGCAGGCCGAGGACGACACGGACGTCTTCCTGACCGACAGCTCTTCCTCGGCCATCATCGGCGAGGTGTCCGGGGCCGCGGCCGACGGAGACGGAGGGCCGGGGAGTCCCGCGTCCAAGTGGGCGTGCGATGACTTCACggataaagaggaagaggaggcctaCAGGTCgaaaggcggcggcggcggaggcaaGGCAGCTCGCGTCGGTTCGGACCAGGCGGATCCCACAAGCCACGTCCCCAAGTCACAGGGAGACCTGCTGTTCGCTCAGAAG TGTGCTGAGCTGCAGGGTTTCGTCAGGCCGATGCTGGAGCTGCTGAACGGACTGAAGAGGGGCCGGTTCGATCGAG GTCTGAGTAGTTTCCAGCAGAGCGTCGCCATGGATCGAATCCAGAGGATTGTGGGTGTTTTACAGAGACCCAACAGCGG ggaGAAGTACCTGAacactctcctccaggtggaggtgatGCTGAAGCTTTGGTTCCCTCAGATCCACGCTCAGGCTGCATCTGCGGCCGCCGCCccctccgccgcccccctccacaACGCGCCtcgctccctcccccctcacaaGCACAGGGATCAGTCGCACATTCCCGTCAAG AAGCGCAGACTCAGCTGGACGGACGCGGActctcccgctccctccccCGCGCTGCCCGCGTGCGCTCGGATCGGCGCGGAAGTGAAGAGGGCGAAGGCGGGCCGCGACGAAAGGGACGCCTCCCCGTCGCCCGCTGCGGATCAAAATTCCGCGGCCGGCGACGACCAGCGGGGCCCAGGCGGAAAAGGCAGCGAGGAACTCGGCGAGCGATCGAAATACAAAGCAGGCCAAAGCTCCGAGCCGAGCCTGACGTGGGTCCACGTCGCCCCCATCCCGTCCCCGGGAAAGGCCTGCGCGTCACGTGAGAGCGCGGCGGCGGGTGACGGTGAAAAGCGGCCCGTCGCTCCGGTCCTGCCGCTCAGGAGGAGGGGCACTCCGGAGACGCAGGACAGCGCCGTCTCTTCCACCACGCACTACAAGCACGCGCAAAATCTGAAGAAGCCAATCCGGTGCCAAAGCCAGACTATCACTGGACAAGAGCGCGAGAGCGCCGAGAAAGCGCCCCAAGTCCCGCTGGCGCCTTTGCCAGAGGCGTGCCCCGCCCCCCTGTAG